Proteins from one Chroococcidiopsis sp. CCMEE 29 genomic window:
- the atpA gene encoding F0F1 ATP synthase subunit alpha, translating to MISIRPDEISNIIQQQIEQYDQEVKVANVGTVLQVGDGIARIYGLEKAMAGELLEFEDGTIGIALNLEEDNVGAVLMSEGRNIQEGSSVTATRRIAQVPVGESMVGRVIDALGRPLDGKGEIQATESRLIESPAPGIVARRSVYEPLQTGITAIDAMIPIGRGQRELIIGDRQTGKTSIAIDTIINQKGGDVICVYVAIGQKASTVANVVNVLQEKGAMDYTIVVAANANDQATLQWLAPYTGASVAEYFMYKGRATLVVYDDLSKHAQAYRQMSLLLRRPPGREAYPGDVFYLHSRLLERAAKLSSELGEGSMTALPIIETQAGDVSAYIPTNVISITDGQIFLSSDLFNSGLRPAVNPGISVSRVGSAAQTKAMKKVAGKLKLDLAQFDDLQAFAQFASDLDKATQDQLARGQRLRELLKQPQYSPLAVYEQVAILYAGINGYLDDIPVDKISSFTKGLREYLKTSKPKYGELIQTEKQLGDEAEKLLKEAIAESKQALMATV from the coding sequence ATGATTAGCATCAGACCTGACGAAATCAGCAATATTATCCAGCAGCAGATTGAGCAATACGACCAAGAAGTTAAAGTTGCTAACGTCGGCACCGTTCTGCAAGTAGGTGACGGCATTGCCCGAATCTATGGTCTAGAAAAGGCTATGGCTGGAGAACTGTTAGAGTTTGAAGACGGTACAATTGGCATCGCCCTGAACCTGGAAGAAGACAATGTGGGTGCAGTGCTAATGAGTGAAGGTCGCAACATTCAAGAAGGCAGCTCGGTTACTGCCACCAGGAGAATTGCCCAAGTGCCAGTGGGAGAATCCATGGTGGGACGGGTGATAGATGCTCTCGGTCGCCCACTAGACGGCAAGGGAGAGATTCAAGCTACAGAAAGCCGCTTGATCGAATCTCCAGCCCCGGGAATTGTAGCACGTCGCTCTGTGTACGAACCTTTGCAAACTGGTATTACAGCGATTGACGCCATGATTCCCATTGGTCGCGGTCAGCGGGAATTAATTATTGGCGATCGCCAAACTGGTAAGACATCCATTGCGATTGACACGATCATCAACCAAAAAGGTGGGGATGTAATCTGTGTTTACGTTGCCATTGGTCAAAAGGCTTCCACTGTGGCTAATGTAGTGAACGTCCTCCAAGAAAAGGGAGCGATGGACTACACAATTGTGGTTGCTGCCAATGCTAATGACCAAGCAACGCTGCAGTGGCTGGCTCCTTACACGGGTGCCAGTGTGGCGGAATACTTCATGTATAAGGGCAGAGCAACGCTTGTGGTTTATGATGACCTGTCGAAGCATGCTCAAGCTTATCGCCAAATGTCACTGCTGCTGCGTCGTCCACCCGGTCGGGAAGCTTATCCTGGCGATGTATTCTACCTCCACTCGCGGCTTTTGGAACGGGCAGCAAAGTTGAGTTCTGAATTAGGTGAGGGCAGCATGACAGCCCTACCGATTATTGAAACTCAGGCGGGTGACGTATCGGCTTATATTCCCACAAACGTGATTTCAATTACGGACGGTCAGATTTTCCTCTCTTCCGACCTGTTTAACTCCGGCTTACGTCCCGCTGTTAACCCTGGTATTTCCGTATCACGGGTGGGTTCTGCTGCTCAAACCAAGGCAATGAAAAAGGTCGCTGGTAAATTGAAGCTGGATCTGGCACAGTTCGACGACTTGCAAGCCTTCGCCCAGTTTGCCTCGGACTTAGATAAAGCTACCCAAGATCAGTTGGCTCGCGGTCAGCGTCTGCGGGAACTGCTGAAGCAACCCCAATACTCGCCGCTAGCAGTGTATGAACAAGTGGCAATTCTCTACGCTGGGATCAACGGCTATTTGGATGATATTCCCGTAGACAAGATCAGCAGTTTCACTAAGGGACTGCGGGAATACTTAAAAACCAGTAAGCCAAAGTATGGGGAGTTGATTCAAACCGAGAAGCAGTTGGGCGATGAAGCTGAAAAGCTGCTGAAGGAAGCGATCGCCGAATCTAAGCAAGCCCTCATGGCAACAGTATAG
- a CDS encoding F0F1 ATP synthase subunit gamma: MANLKAIRDRIQSVKNTQKITEAMRLVAAARVRRAQEQVTATRPFADRLAQVLYGLQTRLRFEDVDLPLLKKREVRSVGLLVVSGDRGLCGSYNTNVIRRAETRARELKAEGLDYKYVIVGRKANQYFQRRSQPIDATYTGLEQIPTAAEASNIADELLSLFLSESVDRIELVYTKFVSLVSSRPVVQTLLPLDAQGLETADDEIFRLTTRGGEFEVERQKVTTTVRNFPRDMLFEQDPAQILDALLPLYLNNQLLRALQESAASELAARMTAMNNASDNATELIGTLTLSYNKARQAAITQEILEVVGGAEALGG, from the coding sequence ATGGCTAATCTCAAAGCAATTCGCGATCGCATTCAGTCGGTCAAAAATACCCAAAAAATTACAGAAGCGATGCGTCTAGTGGCTGCTGCTAGAGTACGTCGCGCCCAAGAACAGGTAACTGCTACGCGGCCTTTTGCCGACCGCTTAGCACAAGTGCTATATGGTTTGCAAACCCGCCTACGGTTTGAAGACGTAGATCTGCCGTTGCTGAAGAAACGGGAAGTCCGCTCAGTTGGTTTACTGGTAGTCTCCGGCGATCGCGGTCTGTGTGGCTCCTACAACACTAATGTGATCCGCCGCGCTGAAACCCGTGCGAGGGAACTAAAAGCTGAGGGTTTAGACTACAAGTACGTGATTGTGGGGCGCAAAGCTAACCAGTACTTCCAACGCCGTAGCCAGCCCATTGATGCCACTTACACGGGCTTAGAGCAAATTCCTACAGCAGCGGAAGCCTCTAACATCGCCGACGAACTACTTTCCTTATTCCTATCGGAAAGCGTAGACCGGATTGAACTAGTCTATACGAAATTTGTCTCACTAGTTAGTTCAAGACCAGTGGTACAAACCCTGCTGCCGCTTGATGCTCAAGGTTTAGAAACGGCAGATGACGAAATCTTCCGACTCACAACCCGTGGCGGTGAATTTGAGGTAGAGCGGCAAAAAGTCACCACTACAGTCCGGAATTTTCCCCGCGACATGCTCTTTGAGCAAGACCCTGCACAGATTCTTGATGCCCTTTTACCCTTGTACCTGAATAACCAGCTACTGCGGGCACTGCAAGAATCAGCTGCTAGCGAACTCGCGGCTCGGATGACAGCAATGAACAACGCTAGTGATAATGCTACTGAACTGATCGGTACACTCACGCTGTCTTACAACAAAGCGCGACAAGCAGCCATCACTCAGGAAATTTTAGAGGTGGTTGGCGGTGCCGAAGCATTAGGCGGCTAA
- the atpH gene encoding ATP synthase F1 subunit delta, translated as MRDSAVNSKVVEPYAQALMSVARSHNITEQVGEDVRALLNLMQSEQLRDFLANPFVQAEDKKAVLSRIVGEGNSPYLGNFLMLLVDRRRVSLLEPICRQYLALLRQLNQTVLAEVTSAVELTEEQQQTVREKVKAMTNAREVELETKLDPDLIGGVIIKVGSQVIDASLRGQLRRLSLRLSSAT; from the coding sequence ATGAGAGACAGTGCAGTCAATAGCAAAGTGGTGGAGCCTTACGCCCAAGCGTTGATGTCTGTAGCGCGATCGCACAATATTACCGAGCAGGTAGGCGAAGATGTACGTGCCTTGCTCAACCTAATGCAATCAGAGCAACTGCGTGATTTTCTCGCTAATCCCTTCGTCCAGGCGGAAGATAAAAAAGCTGTGTTGAGCCGGATAGTCGGCGAGGGTAATAGTCCCTACCTGGGTAATTTTCTGATGTTGCTGGTAGATCGGCGGCGCGTTTCGTTGCTTGAACCAATTTGTCGGCAGTACTTAGCTCTGTTACGGCAGCTGAATCAAACCGTTCTAGCCGAAGTTACCTCAGCCGTAGAACTGACAGAGGAACAGCAGCAGACAGTTCGGGAAAAGGTCAAAGCCATGACCAATGCTCGCGAAGTAGAACTAGAAACCAAGCTAGATCCAGATTTAATTGGTGGTGTCATCATCAAAGTAGGCTCTCAGGTAATCGACGCTAGTCTACGAGGACAACTGCGCCGACTTTCTTTACGCCTAAGTAGCGCCACTTAA